A segment of the Amycolatopsis thermophila genome:
TCGAGTTCGGTGGCCAGGTCGACGGCGGCCTGGCTCATCTTGTCGGTGTCCTCGACGACCTCGCGGACGTCGCCGAGCACGGAGGCGAGGTGGGTGTCGAGCTCGCGGGCGCGGTTGAGGTCGGTGATCAGGTCGATCTCGACGTACATCCACGATTCGGCGGCCGCGCCTTCGGGCGGGCTGGCGACGTCGGCGTTGGGGTGGACCTCGATGAGCTCGCCGGTGATGTCCCGGCTGACGACGACGATGGGGTGCACGAGGCGCTGGACCTGGACGCCGTCGCGGGCCAGCTTGGCGGTGATCGAGTCGACCAGGTAGGGCATGTCGTCGGTGACGATCTGGACGACGGTGGCGTCGCGGGTCCAGCCGTCCTCGGCGGTGGTCGGGTTGAGGAGGCGGACGGCGGGGCGGCCGGGGATGCGGTTCTGGGCGAACTGCTGGTGGGACCGGACGGCACCGACGAGGTCGACGGGGTCGTCACCGAGGATCTCGTCGGCGGGGATGTGGCGGTAGTAGAGGCGGATGAGGTCGGCGATGTCCGGCGCGTGCTGGGCGGCGGCCTCGATCAACTCGTCCCGGATCTGCTCCGGGCTGGCGGGCCGCAGACGGCCGTCGGGGACGGTTCCGGACGAGGATCCGGGGCGGGCTGACACTCTCGTCGAGCTCATCTCAGGCAACTCTCCACCGAGTTCGCTTCGCGCGCGTAGCGCTGAACGAACACCACCATAACCAGGCCGTAAATCGTGGCGACGCCGGACCGCCGGATCGTAGAATCGGTGCACAATCGCGGCGGTCGGGCCGCTGACCGGAGGTGTCGAGCCGGCCGCTCGCGCGGTGAGTTCCGCTGCTCCGGAGTGAGCGCCGGGCCGTCGAGCGCCGGATCATCGCGCGTGCCGCCGGGAGTGTCCGGGCCGCCCAGGGTTGTGGCCAGTGCCCGCCACCGTGCTCGCCGCCGCCACCGTGCCCGCCGCCGCAGTGCCCGTCACCGGCGCCCCGCCCGCCACTGCCGTAGTGCCCACCGCTGCACGGTGCCACCACCGGTGCACGGCGCGCCGCCGCCACCGTGCCCGCCGCCGCAGTGCCCGTCAACGCCGCAGTGCCCACCACCGCACGATTCCCGCCGCCGCAGTACCTGTCGCGGCTGCAGTGCCCGCCACTGCAATACCCGTCACGGCCCAGTGCTCACCAGCCCACGGTGCCCGCCACTGCCCGCCCCCTGCAACGGCCGCCACTGCACGATGCCCACCACCCCAGTGCCCGTCACCGCCGCAATGTCCGTCACCGCCGCGACGCCCACCACTGCACCGCCCCCTGCACCGGCCGCGGGCGCGGCTCAGCACGCGCGCTGATCGTTCAGTTGAGCCCCGGGGCCACTCGCCCGCCCCCACCTTCAGCCTTGCGGCGGTAGCGGCGGGTGCCGAGCGCGTAGTAACGCACTCGCCGACGAGCGCCCGCCCTCCCGTCCCGGTGCCACCACGGTCCGGCGTCGCGGCCCACCGGCGCCGGCGGCCTCAGCCGTCGCCGCGGTGGCGGCCGTTGCCGGGCTCGCTGCCGTTGCGTCCGTGGCCGTTCACCGGTCGCGGCTCGGCGGAGGACTGGTTGCCCAGCCGCTTGACGAGGGCCGCCGCACTGGATGTGCCCGCCTGGTGTTCGGCCAGTGCGCGGGCCAGCAGGTCGGCGAGGCCGGCGTCCTCGGGGAGGTCGTCGTCGGGTATACCGGACGGGTCGCTGCGGAACGGCGCGCCCAGGCCGTCGTCCTGGAGCACCGGCGCGTTCGTGAACGGCGTCTCGGACGTGCTGGTGCTGGTGTCGCTGCTCGTGTCGGCGAAGTCGTCCCACGGGGCCAGCGACGGTGGCAGCCGCAGGCGCGGCAACCAGTTGTCGATGACCGGCATGCTGGGCGCCGGCTCGTTCTCACCGCGCACCTTGTCGTCGGACGAGGTCTCCGGGCGCGCAGGAGCGACCCCGGCCCGGCTGACGGGCTCGGCGTCCTCGCTCAGCCAGGATTCGGCCGCCGCCTGGTTGCCCTGCTCGCGCGGGACATCCTCATCCGCCCGGCGCCGTCCACCCGGCTCGGGACGCCCGGGGTCCCCGGCGTCTGCCGCGCGGCGACGACCGCCACCGGCCCCCGTGCTGATGCCCAGCCGGTCGAGCACGCTGCGCGCGGCGACCGACCCGTGCTCCGAATCGTGGCGTGTCTTCCGGGCCGCCCGCGACTCGGCGTGCTCCTTCCGCGACGGCGCATCCGTGGATCGCCGCGGCGACTTCTCCGGCTCCTCGGGCGGAACGACGTCGGCCCGCGCCCCAACTTCGTCGGCCTCGGACGTCGCGGCTTCGTGCTTCCGGCCCGGCTCGGCCGGTTCGTCACGCTCCGCCGCGTCGGGCTCCAACCGGGACGTCAGAGCAGTCTTGCCCGTCCGGCTCGACTCCAGCTCCGACGGTTCGTCAGGCTCCGCCGGAGCCTCACTCGCCCGGCGTCGCCGCGCCACGGCCTCGTCACGCCGCTCGGGCTCGACCTCGCTCGCCGGGCTTCGCCGGGAGGTCGCCGCGCCTTCGTCGCGCTGCTCAGGGCTCGCGTCGCTCGTCCGGGCCAGGGGGATCACGCGCGTCGCATCGTCCGGTTGCTCGGACTGGGGCGTCGCCTTGCCTGCGCTGTCCAACCTCCGCGCCGCGGCGTCGTGTGGCCGCTGGGACTTGACCTCGCTCGTGTCGGGTGGTTCGGTCCGCGACCCCGCATCGATCTCGCTCGTCCGCGTCGACCCCGAAACCGCCGAGGCACGCCGCCCCGAGCGCGACGCCACCCCGGCCGCACCCGTCGAAGTCGCTGCCGCTGCGTCGGCTCGGTGCCCTGCGGCCGGTACCGCCTGCGAGAACCGCGGAGCCTTCGTGAGGTCCTCGGGCCGCTCCTGCGCGGGCTCGGGCGCCAGGGCCCAGCTCGGCTTCGCCCTGGCGGTGGCCGGTTCACGAGCATCCCCGAGCTCGGGTGCGAGGGACCAACCCGCCTTCACACCGGGGGTGGCCGGCTCACCAACGTCCCCCGGCTCGGGCGTGCGGGACCAACCCGGCCTCGCGCCGCGGGCAGCCGGCTCACCAGCGTCCCGCGGTCGCGGAGCGTCCGCCGCCACGGGCGGAGCGTCGGCGCTGGGCTCGCGGCCGACGGGCACCTTCGCCTCCGGCACCGACAGCGGCGCGACCGCCACCGAGGTCGCCCCCTCGGTCGCAGGCACCGAACCCAGCACGTGGTCCAGATCGACTTCGGCGTGTCCGTTGCCGCCGAACTCACCCGTCAGCAGCCCGACGGCCTGACGACGAGCACGCGCGTGCACGTGCTCGGCCGCCCGCGCCAGGTGCAGGCATTCGATGGCCTCCGCATACCGGCCGAGTCGCTCCTCCACGTGCGCCAGCTCGGTCCACAAGCGCGCGGTCAACGCGTGCAGCTCGTGCCGCTCGGTGGCGTGCACTGCGTCGCGCAGCATCCGCGCCGCGGCCTCGATGCTGCCGGAGGGCAACAGGACCCGCGTCGCGATCGCCATCCGGAGCCAGCCGGCAGGCGCGACCGACGCCGCCCGCGCCGGCTCGTCCAGCACCTGCCGAGCAAGGTCGAGCGCGTTGGCGCTGTCGCCGCGATCCAGCAGCGAACAGACCAGCTGCAGGACGAGCCGTACCCGGACGACCCCGCCGTCGTGCTGCGCATCCTCGAGCTGTTCGAGGAACCCGAGGCCTGTCCGCGCTGCGTCGGCCGCACCGATGACGTCCCCGTGCCGACGCCGGTGTGCCGACACCGCGACCCGCAGCAACGCGCGCGCCAGCAGCCGGCCGTCGGCGTCCAGGGCGTCGTCCGCCCCGCACAGCCGGTCGGCCTCGGCGAGGGTCCGGTCGAGCTCCGGCTTGCGCCCGAACTGCGACAGGCACCCCACCAGTTGGCTCAACGCCGCGGCCTTGTGCGCGCCGGTGAAACGCGGCGCGTCGAGCACCGGCCGCAACGCCGCCAGCCCGGTCAGCGGTGCGCCGACACTGCGCGCACACACCGCGAGGTCCGTGCGCAGCCGCGCGGCCAGCACGGTTTCACCGGTGTCCTCCGCCGCACGCAGAGCCGCCACGGCCCGGCCCACGGTGGGAGCCCGCAGACCGAGGCGAACGCGGGCCGACACGGCGAGTCCCTCACCGCGGACCCACAGCTCCTCCGCCCCGGCGGCCTCGGCCAGGGCCGCCGACCGCTCACCGAGCACGAGCGCCAGCTCCGGCGCGCGCACCTCGAACTCCGCGGCCTGGTCGAGCAGGCGCTCGACCGCCGCGATCTCCGCGGTCCGGCCGCCATCGTGGGAGCGCGAACCGGATCGGCTGTGCTGGGTGGCAACCAAGGGGACTCCGCTTCCGTGTTGGCTCGAGCGTGCTAGCACGGGGCTCCCCCGCTCAGTCGCGCGTCAGCTTGCGGTGTGTCACCCGGTGCGGCCGGGCCGCGTCCGGTCCGAGCCGCTCCACCTTGTTCTTCTCGTAGCCCTCGAAGTTGCCCTCGAACCAGAACCACTTGGCCGGGTTCTCGTCCGTGCCCTCCCACGCGAGGATGTGCGTCGCCACTCGGTCCAGGAACCACCGGTCGTGGGAGATGACCACGGCGCAGCCGGGGAACTGCTCCAGCGCGTTCTCCAGCGAGCCCAGGGTCTCCACGTCCAGGTCGTTCGTCGGCTCGTCCAGCAGGATCAGATTGCCGCCCTGCTTGAGGGTCAGGGCCAGGTTCAGCCGGTTGCGCTCACCACCGGAGAGCACGCCCGCCGGCTTCTGCTGGTCCGGGCCCTTGAAGCCGAAAGCGCTGACATACGCCCTGGACGGCATCTCGGTCTGCCCGACGTTGATGTAGTCGAGCCCGTCGGACACCACCTCCCACACCGTCTTCTTCGGGTCGATACCGGCCCGGTTCTGGTCTACATAGGACAGCTTGACCGTCTCACCGATCTTGACGTCGCCCTCGTCCGGCTTCTCGAGCCCGACGATGGTCTTGAACAGCGTCGTCTTACCGACACCGTTCGGGCCGATCACACCGACGATGCCGTTGCGCGGCAGCGTGAACGACAGGTCGTCGATCAGCACCCGCTCCTCGAAGCCCTTCTTCAGGTGCGAGACGTCGACGACCACGCTGCCCAGCCGCGGCCCCGGCGGGATCTGGATCTCCTCGAAGTCGAGCTTGCGGGTGCGCTCGGCCTCGGCGGCCATCTCCTCGTAGCGGTCGAGGCGGGCACGGGACTTGGTCTGGCGGGCCTTGGCGTTGGACCGCACCCAGTCCAGCTCGTTCTTGAGCCGCTTCGCCAGCTTCGCGTCCTTCTTGCCCTGGACCTCGAGGCGTTCCCGCTTCTTCTCCAGGTAGGTCGAGTAGTTGCCCTCGTACCCGACGACCCGGCCACGGTCGAGTTCCATGATCCACTGGGCGACGTTGTCCAGGAAGTACCGGTCGTGGGTGACCGCCAGGACGGCGCCGGGGTAGCTGGCCAGGAACTGCTCCAGCCAGAGCACGCTCTCGGCGTCCAGGTGGTTGGTGGGCTCGTCGAGCAGCAGCAGGTCGGGCTTCGACAGCAGCAGCTTGCACAGCGCCACCCGGCGGCGCTCACCACCGGACAGGTGCGTGACGGGCTCGTCCGGGGGCGGGCAGCGGAGCGCGTCCATCGCCTGCTCGAGCTGGGAGTCCAGCTCCCACGCGTCGGCGTGGTCGAGGTCCTCCTGGAGGCGCCCCATCTCCTCCATCAGCTCGTCGCTGTAGTCGGTGGCGAGCTGCTCGGCGATTTCGTTGAAGCGGTCGAGCTTCACCTTGATCTCGCCGAGGCCCTCCTCGACGTTGCCGCGCACCGTCTTGTCCTCGTTGAGCGGCGGCTCCTGCTGGAGGATGCCGACGGTGGCGCCCGGCTGCAGGAAGGCCTCGCCGTTGCTCGGCTGATCGAGTCCGGCCATGATCTTCAGCACGGTGGACTTGCCGGCACCGTTCGGACCCACGACGCCGATCTTGGCGCCCGGGTAGAACGCGGTGCTGACGTCATCGAGGATGACCTTGTCCCCGACGGTCTTGCGCACCTTTTTCATGGTGTAGATGAACTCGGCCATGCCCACGATCGTAGAGCCGTGTCACGCGCGACCGAACGCCGGTCACCATCCCACGACGGACCGTCAACCCCCGGTCACCGTGGAGAACAGGCGGCGCTCACGGCCCCCGCCCTCCACGCGGCCCGGGCGGAACCGGACGCCACCGACCCAACCGCACGTTCTCCTGCGCGCCGCCGGCGGCGCCGGAAGGGCCCGACGGCGTATCCCGGTGCCGCCAGGGAGGTTTCGATCGCGCCCACGAGCTACCGCGGCGCACCACGAAACTCTCGATGTCAACTTGAGCACGAGGCGCCCCCGTGGTCTCACCACCCCGGTCAAGCCGCACCGACCCGACGCGCGGTCCCCCGGACCACCCGCCGGCAACACACCTGTGCCGTCGGCCGAACCGGCGCCCGCCGCACCGATCGACCGCGGCCATCCGGCCACGCGTTCCGCCCCTGGTCATCACCGTCATCGCCGTCATCACCGGTACTCCTCGCCATCCGTTGTTCCGGCCTGACACCAGGGTGCCCGGAAGAACGACGATTCGGCGGACGAGGGCGAAAACCACCGAAATCTGTGGACAGTTTGGAGCGGTGTGGACAACTCGCGGCGAAAACCGGTCGTCACGGCGGAATTGTCGGTGCCGTGTGCTAAGTGCGCGGCTTGCCCTGTTCGGCCATCTGCTTGAGCATCGCGTTGTAGGCGGCAAGCTCCTGGTCGCCGCTCGCTTCTTCCCGCCGGTCCCGCCGCTTCGCCTCACGCGCGTCCGCCCGCGCCCACTGCACGAGCAACGCGATCAGCACCAGCAGCACCGGAACCTCTCCGGACGCCCAGGCGATGCCACCGCCGAGCCGCTGGTCGGCCAGCAGGTCGGAGACCCACGGCAGGTGCAGGCCGCGGTAGAAGTTGTCACCGATGATCGTCTGCTTCGACATCAGGATCACGCCGAAGAAGGCGTGGAACGGCATGGCGGCGAACATCATCCCGAGTCGCCCGAGGTGCGGGAGCCGCCGTGGAGCCGGGTCCACGCCGATCACCGGCCAGTAGAAGACGTAGCCCGCGAGGAGGAAGTGGGCGTTCATCAGAAGGTGTGCCCAGTGGTAGTTCAGGGCGGCGTCGAACAGACCGGAGAAGTACAGGGCGTAGAACGAGCCGACGAACAACACCAGCGCTACGACCGGATGGGTGAGAAGTCGTGAAACCGGCGAGTGCACCGCCGCCAGCAGCCATTCCCGCGGTCCGGGCGGAGCGTCCCGGCCGGCCACCGGCAGCGCGCGCAACGCGAGCGTCACCGGGCCGCCCAGCACGAACAGCACCGGCGCGATCATCGACAGGAGCATGTGGCTGCCCATGTGCACGCTGAACATCGCCGGCGAGTAGCGGCCGATGCCGGACGACGTCGCGATCAGCAGCACGAAACAGCCCACGGTCCACGAGACCGTCCGGCCCACGGGCCAGTCGACACCGTTGCGCCGCAGCCTCCGCACGCCCGCGAGGTAGAGGGCGGCCAGCACGATCGCCGCCGTGCCGTAGACGAGGTCGAACCGCCAGTCGAACAGCAGCCGCACGACGGTCGGCGGGCCGGACAGGTCGTAACCGACGAGGAGTTCCGTGGTCGAGGGCTGCGCGACGTCCTG
Coding sequences within it:
- the ettA gene encoding energy-dependent translational throttle protein EttA, whose translation is MAEFIYTMKKVRKTVGDKVILDDVSTAFYPGAKIGVVGPNGAGKSTVLKIMAGLDQPSNGEAFLQPGATVGILQQEPPLNEDKTVRGNVEEGLGEIKVKLDRFNEIAEQLATDYSDELMEEMGRLQEDLDHADAWELDSQLEQAMDALRCPPPDEPVTHLSGGERRRVALCKLLLSKPDLLLLDEPTNHLDAESVLWLEQFLASYPGAVLAVTHDRYFLDNVAQWIMELDRGRVVGYEGNYSTYLEKKRERLEVQGKKDAKLAKRLKNELDWVRSNAKARQTKSRARLDRYEEMAAEAERTRKLDFEEIQIPPGPRLGSVVVDVSHLKKGFEERVLIDDLSFTLPRNGIVGVIGPNGVGKTTLFKTIVGLEKPDEGDVKIGETVKLSYVDQNRAGIDPKKTVWEVVSDGLDYINVGQTEMPSRAYVSAFGFKGPDQQKPAGVLSGGERNRLNLALTLKQGGNLILLDEPTNDLDVETLGSLENALEQFPGCAVVISHDRWFLDRVATHILAWEGTDENPAKWFWFEGNFEGYEKNKVERLGPDAARPHRVTHRKLTRD